Genomic segment of Pacificitalea manganoxidans:
ACGGTCAAGACCTCTGGCCAGACCGGGGTCGAGATGGAAGCGCTGACCGCCGTGACCACCGCCGCGCTGACCGTCTATGACATGCTGAAGGCCGCGGACCGGGCGATGGAACTGGGCGGCATCCATGTTGCGCTGAAAGACGGCGGAAAATCGGGGCGTTACGAGGCACAGCAATGATCACCGTCGCCGAAGCGCGCGCCCGTATCCTTGCGCTTCTGACGCCGCTTCCTGCCGAACCGGTCGCGCTCCGCGATGCTGCGGGTCGCGTGCTGGCCGAGGATATCGTGGCCCGCCGCGACCAGCCGCCTTTTGCGGCCTCGGCAATGGATGGCTACGCGGTGTCGGACGCGGATGCGCGCCCCGGCGACCAGTTTGATGTCATCGGCGAAGCCGCTGCTGGCGCTGGATTTTCCGGCTCTGTCACACTGGGTGAAGCTGTGCGGATCTTTACCGGCGCCCCCGTGCCCGCAGGCGCACATCGCGTTGTCATGCAGGAAGATGTGACGCGCGACGGCAATCGCATCACCCTGACCGATGCGCTGGATGCCGGTATGAACATCCGCCCCGCTGGCGGCGATTTCAAACGCGGGGATCGCATCACCGCGCCGCTGCGGCTGGGGCCTGCGCAGCTTGCCCTCGCTGCGGCGATGAACACACCCGTCGTGCAGGTCGCCCGCCGCCCTGTTGTGGCCATCATGGCCACGGGCGACGAATTGGTCATGCCGGGCGAGACTCCCGGCCCCGATCAGATCATCGCGTCCAACAGCTTTGCCCTGCGCGCGATGTGCGAGGCCGAAGGCGCAGAGGTGCGGCTGCTGCCCATTGCCCGCGACACCCGCGAAAGCCTTGAAACCGCGTTTGATCTTGCCCGTGGCGCCGATCTGCTGCTGACCAGCGGCGGTGCCTCCGTCGGTGCGCATGACCTTGTTGGGCCGGTGGCCGAAGCGCTGGGGATGGAGCGTGCGTTCTATAAGGTGCTGATGCGACCGGGTAAGCCGCTGATGGCCGGAAAACTGGGTGACATGGTTGTGGTCGGACTGCCCGGAAACCCTGTTGCATCAATCGTTTGCGCTCAGATCTTTATCCTTCCTGCCTTGCGGGCCATGCAAGGCCTCAGCGGCGATGCCCCGCCCGAAGACACCGCGCCGCTTGCCGCGCCGGTCGGCCCGAATGGCCCGCGTGAGCATTATATGCGCGCACGGCTTGGCCCCGAGGGCGTGGAGATTTTCGACCGGCAGGATAGCTCACTGCTCTCCGTTCTGGGGGCCGCGAATGTGCTGGTTCGCCGCGATCCCCATGACCCGGCCCGCGCCGCAGGTGAGACAGTGCGCATCCTCCACATTTAGGCGTCGCGAAATTTTCTGTTCGTTTACCACCTGTTGACACAAATGGGGAACACTGGCAGAACATAAGCGAACAGCCCGCCGGGCCTGAAAGGATGCCAGACCGATGCTCACCAAAAAGCAGCTTGATCTGCTCCAATTCATTCATGGACGTCTTCAGCGGGACGGTGTGCCGCCCTCGTTCGATGAAATGAAGGATGCGCTCGACCTGCGTTCGAAATCCGGCATTCATCGCCTGATTACCGCGCTGGAAGAACGCGGATTTATCAGACGCCTTGCTCATAAGGCCCGCGCAATCGAAATCGTGCGCCTGCCCGATGCGATTAGTGGCGGCGCACCCCAGTCAGCGGCCCAGACGCGCGGAAACACCCCGTCGCAGGAGTCTGCCGCCGCCAATGACAACATAGTGCACGCGATGGAGCTTCCGGTCATGGGTCGGATCGCGGCAGGTGTCCCGATCGAGGCGATTTCCCATGTCTCCCACAGCATGGCCGTGCCGGGCAGCATGTTAGGGGCCGGGCATCACTATGCGCTTGAGGTCAAAGGCGATTCGATGATCGAGGCCGGGATCAATGACGGTGATGTCGTCGTGATCCGCGAAACCGGCGCGGCGGATAACGGCGATATTGTCGTGGCACTTGTCGATGGGCAGGAAGCGACGCTGAAACGCTATCGGCGTAAGGGCAGCGCCATCCATCTGGAAGCCGCCAACCCCGCCTACCCGACCCGCACGTTGCGTGAGGATCAGGTGAAGGTTCAGGGCCGTCTTGTCGGGCTAATCCGCAACTACTGAAATCGGCAGCGCGCGGTGATGCGGTAAGAAAATGGGCTATCATCGCCTGCGCGGTGATAGCCCGTGATCCGCGCTTAGATTTCGACGACGACCCGGCCGCGCACCTTGCCTTCGAGGATGTCGGCCCCCAGACGTGGCAGGTCTTCGAGGCTGGCGGGCACCACCATCGCGGTCAGCTTCTCCATCGGGAGAACATCCGCGATGCGGGCCCATGCGGCGACACGGGCGTCATGGGGCTGCAAGACGCTGTCGATTCCCAGCAGGTTCACCGCGCGCAGCAGAAACGGAATGACCTTGGCGGGCAGATCAGCCCCGCCGGCCAGCCCCACCGCCGCGACCGAACTGCCGTATTTCATCTGCCCCAGTACGCGAGCCAGCATCGCGCCGCCGACGGCATCGACACAACCCGCCCATTCCTCGCTCTCCAGAGGTTTGCGTGTGGTTTCGGCCAGATCGGCGCGCGCCACGATCCGCGCGGCACCCAAGTCACGCAGGTAATCCGCCTGATCCGGACGGCCTGTAACGGCGGCCACCTCATAGCCCAGAGCCGCCAAAATCGTGGTCGCGACCGATCCAACGCCTCCGGCAGCGCCGGTGACCAGAACCGGCCCGTGATCCGGGGTCAGGCCGTGAGCCTCCAGCGCGTTGACGGCAAGCATCGCGGTCAGTCCGGCGGTGCCAACGGCCATCGCGTCGCGGGTGCTTAGCCCATCGGGCAACGGCACGAGCCAGTCAGCCTTGACCCGCGCTTTTTCGGCATAGCCGCCCCAATGGGCCTCGCCAACGCGCCAACCTGTCAGCACAACCTTGTCACCGGGGCTGTAGCGCGGATCGTCCGAGCGTTCGACCGTCCCGGCAAAATCGATGCCGGGCACATGCGGATAGTGCCGGACCAGCCCGCCACCGGGGCCAAGGCACAGGCCGTCTTTGTAGTTCAGCGTTGAATATTCGACCGCAACGGTCACGCCGCCTTCTGCCACTTCGGGCAGGTCGCCCTCATCGATATCCTTGACCGCGGCATGGGTGGCCCCGTCGGCGTCTTTCTCCACGATGACTGCGCGCATGATCTGACCTTTCGCGTTGCTGCGGGCACCAAGCCCGTTCTCCGGGGCCAGCTAGCCCTGCGTCCCGCCCCGGTCAAATCCGGCTGCATGCGCAGGGGTGAGCCCGCTCCTCCCAGACGCGACTGTTCCGCGACGGCGGCGGCGACGCAACCCGTCTATTTGCGCCGCATCGTGATGGGCTCATGCCTGTTTGAGAGACTTGAAAACCCCCGCATTCCCACCTAGATAGCGTGGTGTCGGAGCAATCCGACTATGGCGATAAACGCGCCCGTAATAAGCGGCTCGGACCCGGGGGCGGTACCCGGCGGCTCCACCAACTTCCCTCATTGGCTGGGAACAAGGGGCCGAAATAGGATCGACGGACGTCTAAAGGGGTTAGCTTTCGCTCGGTGAGGTACCACCGTTATCGGTCCAAGCATGATAGTTGCCAATGACAACCGTGCTCCGGTCGCCGTTGCTGCGTAAGCAGTAACCAGACCGAAACTTAAGCCCTGGCCTCTAGCAAGGTCAGGCGGGGTTCGCAGGCACCTGGCAACAGAAGCCTGCACTTATTCCCCCCGCCGAACGCTTGGATCCTGAGCCTTTCACCGGGCGCGATGTGCTGTCAGAGAAACATCTTCGGGCCGCGACGGCTCAGCCGTTTCGCGTTGGAGCTGGTGCGCTTTTTCAGCGGGATCATAGCCGCCGTCATCACCTGATCGGGACGTTCGCCCCGCATCATGGCGGTCGAGGCGGCGATGGCCGAGGCCGCGAATGCGGGCGGTTTTTCCGACATCATCCGCGAATTTTCCTTGGCATCCACGGACCAAAGCCCGGCAAGCCCCATCAGGCGGTAGGCCATGACGGTCTGCGCCTCGGCGGCGAGCAGCATCGCGCTCATCCCGGCCTGCCATGTATTCAGCGTCACGCTGTAAGGAGAGATCATCGCGGAAGGCCCGATATGCGGGGCGAACGCGCCCCGGACACATGACGCGACCGAGGCAGACGGATGATGCGCGCGGCACCGGGGAATAGCAGGCGGAATAGACCGTAGACAGGTTGCATGACACTCATCCTTTTAGCGAGAACGGGTCTGCCTTGTGCATGCTGCACCGCAGAACCAGCCATGTGGAGATAACCCCCTGCTGATCCTTCCGGTTCCAGCAAGCCCGCAGAAAAGCGCCGCGGCGCCTTAAAGCGGCGTCTTGGGGAGCGGCGACGGGGACGGTGCCATGCCCGCGTCGGATGCCTGCTCTGTCGTCTTGGATTTGGGTGCCGGTTTTGCCGCTGCGGTCGATTTACGCGCCGGGGCCTGCCGCGATGATGGTTTCGCCTTGCGCGGCGCGGCGGGCTGTTTCGCTGCCGGTTTCTCAGTCGCTTTGGCGGCTGGCTTGGCCGACGCTTTCGCTGCAGGGCGCGAGGCCGTTTTCGCGGCAGGTTCGGCCGCGGCCTTGGCAGTGGATTTCGGCGCGGCCTGAGCCTTCGCAGCGGGTTTCGGCGCGGTGTCAGATTTCGCGGCGGGCTTTGGTGCGGCAGCGGGTTCCGGCGCTACCGGAGCTGCGGACTTGTTCGAGGGCTTGGGGCGCGGCGCGGCGCTGCTGGAGCCGAACGCGGTGCTGCGGCTGACCTTCTGCGCGCTGCGGGTCGCCTCGCGGGCATAGGCCTTGCTCTGCGGGGCGCCGGGCGCTTTCGTCTGCGCGCCACCGGCGGACGGACCGGCCGCTTGCGGGACATCGGGGACCAGACCCGAGGTCGCACGGGCCACCGCCTCCACTGCCATGCGCGCGGGCGTCACCGCGTGACGTGCCACCGGGAAGGGCCGTGTCATGCCCTCCACGGTATCGAGCGTCATGCGCACCATCGATAGCTGCATCTGCGCTGCGCGCGACCACATGGTCACACCGGTGCGCCAGTATTTAAACGGGGTCAGGGGAAGCATCGCGGATCTCCTTTCAGGGATCGGGGCGGCAAGGGTCGCCAGAAAGGGCGACGTCACGGGTGCCGGTCAGGGCGCCAACGTCGCCGGGCAGTCAGGGTTCCACCTTGTGCCCCGCCTGCGCGCCCTGCCCGCGCCCTTGCGCACGCCCCGTAACACACACTCAGTCGAGCGCGCCCATCACCTGCTGGTTAAAGCCTGTGACGATGCGCGCGCCGCTATAGGGCACAAGCGCCACTTCGCGGCTTTGCCCCGGTTCGAACCGCACCGCGGTGCCTGCGGCAATGTCGAGCCTCATGCCCCGCGCAGCGCTTCGGTCAAAGTCCAGCGCGGTGTTGGTTTCGGCAAAATGGTAATGGCT
This window contains:
- a CDS encoding molybdopterin molybdotransferase MoeA, which encodes MITVAEARARILALLTPLPAEPVALRDAAGRVLAEDIVARRDQPPFAASAMDGYAVSDADARPGDQFDVIGEAAAGAGFSGSVTLGEAVRIFTGAPVPAGAHRVVMQEDVTRDGNRITLTDALDAGMNIRPAGGDFKRGDRITAPLRLGPAQLALAAAMNTPVVQVARRPVVAIMATGDELVMPGETPGPDQIIASNSFALRAMCEAEGAEVRLLPIARDTRESLETAFDLARGADLLLTSGGASVGAHDLVGPVAEALGMERAFYKVLMRPGKPLMAGKLGDMVVVGLPGNPVASIVCAQIFILPALRAMQGLSGDAPPEDTAPLAAPVGPNGPREHYMRARLGPEGVEIFDRQDSSLLSVLGAANVLVRRDPHDPARAAGETVRILHI
- the lexA gene encoding transcriptional repressor LexA; translation: MLTKKQLDLLQFIHGRLQRDGVPPSFDEMKDALDLRSKSGIHRLITALEERGFIRRLAHKARAIEIVRLPDAISGGAPQSAAQTRGNTPSQESAAANDNIVHAMELPVMGRIAAGVPIEAISHVSHSMAVPGSMLGAGHHYALEVKGDSMIEAGINDGDVVVIRETGAADNGDIVVALVDGQEATLKRYRRKGSAIHLEAANPAYPTRTLREDQVKVQGRLVGLIRNY
- a CDS encoding MDR family oxidoreductase — protein: MRAVIVEKDADGATHAAVKDIDEGDLPEVAEGGVTVAVEYSTLNYKDGLCLGPGGGLVRHYPHVPGIDFAGTVERSDDPRYSPGDKVVLTGWRVGEAHWGGYAEKARVKADWLVPLPDGLSTRDAMAVGTAGLTAMLAVNALEAHGLTPDHGPVLVTGAAGGVGSVATTILAALGYEVAAVTGRPDQADYLRDLGAARIVARADLAETTRKPLESEEWAGCVDAVGGAMLARVLGQMKYGSSVAAVGLAGGADLPAKVIPFLLRAVNLLGIDSVLQPHDARVAAWARIADVLPMEKLTAMVVPASLEDLPRLGADILEGKVRGRVVVEI
- a CDS encoding antifreeze protein, translated to MISPYSVTLNTWQAGMSAMLLAAEAQTVMAYRLMGLAGLWSVDAKENSRMMSEKPPAFAASAIAASTAMMRGERPDQVMTAAMIPLKKRTSSNAKRLSRRGPKMFL
- a CDS encoding urease subunit beta; the protein is MIPGEIITQPGDITLNEDREAITLMVANTGDRPVQVGSHYHFAETNTALDFDRSAARGMRLDIAAGTAVRFEPGQSREVALVPYSGARIVTGFNQQVMGALD